The following proteins are co-located in the Manihot esculenta cultivar AM560-2 chromosome 9, M.esculenta_v8, whole genome shotgun sequence genome:
- the LOC110622143 gene encoding uncharacterized protein LOC110622143, which yields MAVAEAPRPPIPAHRRRNSVATSVVIATKPTLPSTPLHSSIFSPHRTNGNGVVSSPPLAFGLASLEAYTSLKDILPSTAVNSPTAASSASRNLFRNRLVQQAAWAYLQPMSSSPDSSSQHFLLRFWMQFSTRNPITSCIRFVNLRVIPSITEAFDRILRAIRFRMEKQHWLTFFSK from the coding sequence ATGGCTGTAGCAGAGGCTCCGCGGCCGCCGATACCAGCTCACCGTCGCCGGAACTCCGTTGCCACATCTGTAGTCATCGCTACTAAACCCACTCTCCCTTCTACACCTCTCCACTCATCCATATTCTCTCCTCACCGCACAAATGGCAACGGCGTCGTCTCCTCTCCACCACTTGCCTTTGGGCTGGCATCTCTCGAAGCTTACACTTCTCTTAAGGATATCCTCCCTTCCACTGCCGTCAACTCCCCCACCGCAGCTTCCTCGGCCTCTCGAAATCTCTTCCGCAATCGCCTCGTCCAGCAAGCGGCGTGGGCCTACCTCCAGCCTATGTCTTCTTCGCCGGATTCATCAAGCCAACACTTCCTTCTCCGCTTCTGGATGCAATTCTCAACGCGCAATCCCATCACTTCTTGTATTCGATTCGTTAATCTTCGTGTTATTCCTAGTATTACAGAAGCCTTTGATCGGATTCTTCGTGCCATTCGATTCCGGATGGAGAAACAGCACTGGCTGACCTTttttagtaaataa
- the LOC110622742 gene encoding putative HVA22-like protein g: MILFSFFRSQYFDFFIRKFVLLHFDLYQHTGIFGGSLLQSSRMLGDFITRCLVLLFGYAYPAFECFKILEKNKVKIEELRFWCQYWIIIALLTVCERIGDIFLSWLPMYGEVKLAFFIYLWNPKTKGTGYIYETFLRPYIAEHESEIDRRLMQLKVKAWDLAVFYWQNWTSLGQTTLFQLVQQLASNSGKVSGTTAKKERDWEPSAPGLNESPSLSKRKNGKKPPRPPPPPSSPINRAVSESPKANNFLVHLNEQTDSVDSSTVSNSDVVSHQLQQVRTRLRRSKSIVN, encoded by the exons AtgattcttttttccttttttcgaTCGCAGTATTTTGATTTCTTCATACGAAAGTTTGTTCTTCTTCATTTCGATTTATATCAACACACAG GAATATTTGGCGGATCCTTACTACAGAGTTCAAGGATGTTAGGAGATTTCATCACCAGATGTCTTGT GTTGCTTTTTGGGTATGCATACCCTGCATTTGAATGTTTCAAAATATTGGAGAAGAACAAAGTTAAAATTGAAGAACTTAGATTTTGGTGTCAATACTG GATCATCATTGCACTTCTTACTGTTTGTGAGAGAATAGGGGATATATTTCTATCATG GTTACCAATGTATGGTGAGGTGAAGCTGGCATTCTTTATCTACTTGTGGAATCCAAAAACAAAG GGAACTGGGTACATCTATGAAACTTTTCTGAGGCCTTATATAGCTGAGCATGAAAGCGAAATCGACAGGAGGCTAATGCAGTTGAAAGTTAAGGCTTGGGACTTGGCCGTTTTCTATTGGCAAAACTGGACGAGCCTTGGGCAGACTACATTATTTCAACTTGTTCAACAATTGGCTTCTAATTCTGGAAAAGTTTCAGGCACAACCGCTAAG AAGGAGAGGGACTGGGAACCAAGCGCACCGGGTTTAAATGAATCGCCCTCATTGAGCAAACGTAAGAACGGTAAGAAGCCACCAAGACCCCCACCGCCCCCCAGTAGTCCGATCAACCGTGCAGTTTCGGAGTCACCAAAAGCCAATAACTTCCTAGTCCACCTCAACGAACAAACCGACTCGGTGGATTCAAGCACTGTCTCTAATTCTGATGTCGTCAGTCACCAGCTCCAGCAGGTCCGAACTAGGCTCCGCCGTTCGAAATCAATCGTAAACTGA